The following proteins are encoded in a genomic region of Cyclonatronum proteinivorum:
- a CDS encoding WbqC family protein: MAKTDHHLSTKTTIGCLMPALIPDLEHLFVVLNAAHTYYLTNEPFSRKGKAHRAQIRSASQSQWLTLPVLSEDKKKPIRHVRINQNINWPEAFMKVLQVNYGNSRFYDFYQPEIRADFEHAAGLTYLTDIIFYLNERISRYLEITSLLENRISRVSTAGFQEQLKTHHSNNEPLIQIEQRGSYYRKIDSCGYGLIREVDFEHPIYRQPWGDFFAGCSVLDLLFQYGPYSYQIIGKLQPDNSHKKSTGDA; this comes from the coding sequence ATGGCCAAAACAGACCATCATCTGAGCACCAAAACCACCATTGGCTGCCTGATGCCCGCTTTAATACCTGATCTCGAACATCTCTTTGTGGTGCTAAATGCCGCGCACACTTACTACCTCACAAATGAGCCTTTTTCCAGAAAGGGAAAAGCACACCGTGCTCAGATACGGAGCGCTTCTCAATCTCAGTGGCTGACGTTGCCCGTTTTGAGCGAAGATAAAAAAAAGCCCATCAGGCATGTGCGCATAAATCAGAATATCAATTGGCCTGAAGCATTCATGAAGGTTCTGCAGGTCAACTATGGAAACAGCCGGTTTTATGATTTCTATCAGCCTGAGATCAGAGCCGATTTTGAACATGCCGCAGGCCTGACCTATTTAACCGATATTATTTTCTACCTCAACGAGCGCATCTCCCGGTACCTTGAAATCACCTCGCTTCTTGAAAACAGAATAAGCCGGGTCAGCACAGCCGGCTTTCAGGAACAACTCAAAACGCATCATAGTAATAATGAACCCCTGATTCAAATTGAACAGCGGGGCAGTTACTACAGAAAAATAGACAGCTGTGGTTATGGTTTAATCCGCGAAGTTGATTTTGAGCACCCGATCTATCGGCAGCCATGGGGAGATTTCTTTGCAGGCTGCTCGGTGCTTGATCTGCTGTTTCAATACGGGCCCTACAGCTATCAGATTATCGGAAAGCTTCAGCCGGATAACAGCCATAAAAAAAGCACAGGCGATGCATAG
- a CDS encoding Dps family protein — MEIHIGITEDNRKAIAKGLSALLADSYMLYLKTHNFHWNVTGPHFHSLHQMFEEQYTELATAIDEIAERIRALGEFAPGSFNEYVKIAKVQEEDGVPEALDMVRNLLKANEQVISTAREALPACEEGNDEASLDLLTQRLQVHSKTAWMLRSIVS, encoded by the coding sequence ATGGAAATACATATTGGAATTACCGAAGACAACCGCAAAGCTATTGCAAAAGGCTTAAGCGCATTACTTGCAGACTCTTACATGTTGTATCTGAAAACACACAATTTCCATTGGAATGTAACCGGTCCGCACTTCCACTCACTGCACCAAATGTTTGAAGAACAGTACACCGAACTTGCTACTGCTATTGATGAAATCGCAGAACGCATTCGCGCATTGGGTGAATTCGCACCCGGCTCCTTTAATGAGTATGTGAAAATTGCGAAAGTACAGGAAGAAGACGGCGTACCTGAAGCACTTGATATGGTACGTAACCTGCTTAAAGCAAATGAACAAGTAATCAGCACGGCTCGCGAAGCACTTCCTGCCTGTGAAGAAGGTAATGATGAAGCCTCTCTTGACCTACTGACCCAACGCCTGCAGGTGCACTCCAAAACGGCCTGGATGCTTCGTAGTATCGTATCATAA
- the recJ gene encoding single-stranded-DNA-specific exonuclease RecJ has translation MSFRWIMAQPEDAHAISTLQQQLNVTPVIARLLALRGITTFDKAKTFFRPEQAQIHDPFLMQDMETAACRLAAAIRSHEKVLIYGDYDVDGTTSTAIVYLFLKQFGLEPCYFIPHRFKDGYGISVDGIEKAIETGATLVLSVDCGITAVEEADYAREKGLDLIICDHHNAGDVIPDAFAVLDPKRPGCNYPFDGLSGAGVAFKLIQATINKLGLPDEMADQYLDLVAISIASDIVPIVDENRILMHKGLKVLNQSPRIGMRALAKLIKLELGSISTSQIVFSLGPRINAAGRMGDASAAVELMIADTEEEAFRRAQQLEQINKKRRLTDADTMKHALSLMEDDDKLDDRSVVVLHDKSWHLGVIGIVASRLVDRFCRPTVMLSTVDGHVKGSARSIKGFNIYNALKQCEDLLLQFGGHEFAAGLTMTEDKLPEFKERLESVASCDLCDESFEPELLVDAEIDLSDVDLKFWKVLNQFEPFGPHNMRPVFVSRGLKIAGNPTVVGNGHLKMKLSQNGSAPFEAIGFNMHEHLPLIRNSNGKGINIAYVLEENFWNNRRSLQIRLKDISLPKNN, from the coding sequence ATGTCATTCCGCTGGATTATGGCCCAGCCGGAGGATGCTCATGCTATATCAACGTTACAACAACAACTTAATGTAACCCCAGTAATAGCCCGTCTTCTGGCTTTACGTGGTATTACCACGTTCGATAAGGCCAAAACATTCTTTCGCCCCGAACAGGCTCAGATTCACGACCCGTTTCTCATGCAGGACATGGAAACGGCTGCATGCAGGCTTGCCGCTGCGATACGCTCGCACGAAAAGGTACTTATTTACGGAGACTACGATGTTGACGGTACTACCTCAACCGCTATCGTATATCTGTTTCTGAAACAATTTGGACTGGAACCCTGCTACTTTATCCCGCACCGCTTTAAGGACGGCTACGGTATTTCGGTCGACGGTATAGAAAAAGCGATTGAAACCGGTGCTACACTCGTGCTGTCTGTAGATTGCGGCATTACCGCTGTAGAAGAAGCCGACTATGCCCGTGAAAAAGGTCTCGATCTCATTATTTGCGATCACCACAATGCAGGCGATGTCATCCCGGATGCGTTTGCAGTGCTTGACCCAAAAAGGCCGGGCTGCAATTATCCTTTTGACGGGCTTTCAGGAGCCGGCGTAGCCTTTAAGCTGATACAGGCAACGATTAACAAACTGGGTTTGCCCGATGAAATGGCTGATCAGTACCTTGATCTCGTTGCTATTTCCATTGCTTCCGACATCGTGCCCATCGTGGATGAAAACCGTATCCTCATGCACAAAGGGCTGAAGGTTTTGAATCAGTCCCCCCGAATTGGGATGAGGGCACTGGCTAAGCTTATCAAACTGGAGCTCGGCAGTATTTCGACCTCACAGATTGTCTTTTCACTCGGGCCGCGCATTAACGCAGCGGGCCGGATGGGCGATGCCAGCGCAGCTGTTGAGCTAATGATTGCAGATACCGAAGAGGAAGCATTCCGGCGCGCGCAACAGCTCGAGCAAATCAACAAGAAAAGACGGCTCACCGACGCTGATACCATGAAACACGCCTTGTCGCTCATGGAGGATGATGACAAGCTCGATGACCGCTCAGTTGTAGTACTTCACGATAAGAGCTGGCACCTCGGTGTGATTGGAATTGTGGCCTCACGACTTGTTGACCGGTTTTGCCGGCCTACGGTAATGCTCAGCACGGTTGACGGACACGTTAAAGGATCGGCAAGAAGTATAAAGGGCTTCAACATTTATAACGCCCTGAAGCAATGCGAAGACTTGCTGCTTCAGTTTGGCGGACATGAGTTCGCGGCAGGTTTAACCATGACAGAAGACAAGCTGCCGGAGTTTAAGGAACGGCTCGAATCAGTAGCAAGCTGCGATTTGTGTGATGAAAGCTTTGAACCCGAGCTTCTTGTTGATGCCGAAATTGACCTCAGCGATGTAGACCTCAAATTCTGGAAAGTTCTTAATCAGTTCGAACCATTCGGACCACACAATATGCGGCCTGTTTTTGTGAGCCGGGGTTTGAAGATAGCGGGCAACCCAACAGTTGTGGGCAACGGACATCTTAAAATGAAGCTTAGCCAAAACGGTTCAGCCCCGTTTGAAGCAATAGGCTTTAATATGCATGAGCATCTGCCCCTCATTCGCAACAGCAATGGCAAGGGCATTAACATCGCTTATGTGCTCGAAGAAAATTTCTGGAACAACCGCCGGTCATTGCAGATCAGGCTAAAAGACATTTCCCTTCCTAAAAACAACTAA
- a CDS encoding THUMP domain-containing class I SAM-dependent RNA methyltransferase, whose product MIENGIFHAKTHHGLEALLQAELERAGAEYIFALPGAVRFQAADEQLYRFLLQTRLTTGLELCLSQPLDITQTDLPGLVASVDWTEVLPVHSTYRVQAFEDGVTGVGLQKLATELERGIGQVFQQKFEAEPKVVKEENEPEFVVNIQISSNGSCQIMLEAGGDVLQRRGRLVSPKHSVLSPAMAAGLIMLSDWDGESPMIDPFANDGVLVLEAARYAKKRTPLFEDDSLRMKKWRTFRHALWKKMREEVVDQLRDDVDWIMGFDSNPDNISRIQFSARAVRLNNNIRLRVSKPNMLNYPKMTGHIMTAPPVDVNLRLLGDFARKTKMSAGGYKMGLFSSIANLDTVVGMKPEKNRLLEYNGRPFSFMEFTIFNKSRAGRKPSARSKADETSTPGRKLK is encoded by the coding sequence ATGATTGAAAACGGCATTTTTCACGCTAAGACGCATCACGGTTTAGAGGCGCTTCTGCAAGCTGAGCTTGAGCGTGCAGGCGCTGAATATATCTTTGCGTTGCCGGGTGCCGTGCGGTTTCAGGCTGCGGATGAGCAGCTCTATCGTTTTTTGCTGCAAACGCGACTTACCACCGGTCTCGAGCTCTGCCTGAGTCAGCCCTTAGACATCACGCAGACAGACCTGCCGGGCCTCGTAGCGTCGGTTGACTGGACGGAAGTGCTGCCTGTACATTCAACCTATCGGGTGCAGGCGTTTGAAGATGGCGTGACCGGTGTTGGCCTGCAAAAACTTGCGACCGAACTCGAACGCGGAATCGGGCAGGTTTTTCAGCAAAAATTTGAAGCTGAACCCAAAGTTGTGAAAGAAGAAAATGAGCCCGAGTTTGTTGTTAATATCCAAATCAGCTCAAACGGAAGTTGTCAGATCATGCTTGAAGCCGGTGGCGATGTGCTGCAAAGGCGGGGCAGGCTTGTATCACCTAAACACAGCGTGCTGAGCCCAGCCATGGCCGCCGGTCTTATTATGCTGAGCGACTGGGACGGCGAATCCCCCATGATTGATCCTTTTGCGAATGATGGCGTTTTGGTGCTTGAAGCTGCCCGCTACGCGAAAAAACGAACACCCCTTTTTGAAGATGACAGTCTGCGCATGAAAAAATGGCGCACTTTCCGTCACGCCCTTTGGAAGAAAATGCGCGAAGAAGTTGTAGATCAGCTGCGGGATGATGTCGACTGGATTATGGGTTTTGATTCGAACCCCGATAATATCTCCCGTATTCAGTTTAGCGCCAGAGCTGTGCGGCTGAACAATAACATCCGCTTGCGGGTATCAAAACCCAATATGCTAAACTACCCCAAAATGACGGGCCATATCATGACTGCGCCGCCCGTAGATGTGAACCTTAGGCTATTGGGAGATTTTGCCCGGAAAACCAAGATGAGCGCCGGGGGTTACAAAATGGGGCTGTTTTCTTCGATCGCAAACCTTGATACCGTTGTGGGCATGAAACCCGAAAAAAACCGGCTCCTTGAATATAACGGACGCCCGTTTTCCTTCATGGAGTTCACCATCTTCAATAAAAGCAGAGCCGGCCGTAAACCTTCAGCCCGCTCAAAAGCTGACGAAACCAGCACGCCCGGTCGCAAGCTGAAATAA
- the hslO gene encoding Hsp33 family molecular chaperone HslO: protein MNKEDFLIKDRIIKGITNDGHFRISVIKTTEVVQLAAQKHELSLLNKVVLGRALTGTMLLASSLKGEERLRLRMEGKGPIGVLVTEANSVGEIRGFVQNPDAAIDPKTQDIGDGLGLGLLTVTKTLYNEADQISGTVELTDGTVSPDIAYYLAQSEQIPSAIHLDVKLDDSGDVTSAGGVLIQALPDAPENKILTLQENLRQMKPAGERFLQGDYIDTIMHDIGRPYTVKELSRGPVHFFCRCTKDRFLSALQMLGKDDLESISDEGQELVCQFCNEKYHISQQEIKGILREKQIQMN from the coding sequence ATGAACAAAGAAGACTTTCTGATCAAAGACCGAATTATCAAAGGCATCACAAATGACGGACATTTCCGCATTAGTGTAATCAAAACTACCGAAGTCGTACAGCTTGCAGCCCAAAAACACGAGCTCTCCCTTCTTAATAAAGTTGTGCTTGGACGCGCACTCACCGGAACCATGTTGCTCGCATCCAGCCTGAAAGGCGAAGAGCGACTCAGGCTGCGCATGGAAGGAAAAGGTCCGATAGGCGTGCTTGTTACTGAAGCCAACAGTGTTGGCGAAATACGTGGCTTTGTGCAAAACCCCGACGCCGCAATAGATCCCAAAACCCAGGACATCGGAGACGGATTAGGCCTCGGTTTGCTCACCGTTACCAAAACCCTGTACAATGAAGCCGATCAGATCAGCGGAACAGTCGAACTCACCGACGGTACCGTATCCCCTGATATCGCCTACTATCTTGCGCAAAGCGAGCAGATTCCGTCGGCCATACACCTCGATGTGAAACTCGATGACAGCGGTGACGTCACCTCAGCAGGCGGGGTACTCATTCAGGCCCTTCCGGACGCACCGGAAAACAAAATATTAACGCTTCAGGAAAACCTGCGGCAAATGAAGCCAGCCGGGGAACGCTTCCTTCAGGGCGATTACATCGATACCATCATGCATGATATCGGCAGACCCTACACCGTGAAAGAGCTTTCGCGCGGGCCGGTTCACTTTTTCTGCCGCTGCACAAAAGACCGCTTCCTTTCAGCCCTGCAAATGCTTGGCAAAGATGATCTGGAATCCATCTCGGATGAAGGGCAGGAGCTTGTCTGTCAGTTTTGTAACGAGAAGTATCACATCAGTCAGCAGGAGATCAAAGGTATTCTCCGCGAAAAGCAGATACAGATGAACTAA
- a CDS encoding adenylate kinase, translating to MRIILFGPPGAGKGTQAKLIEKEYNIPQLSTGDMFRAAIKNQTPLGKKVKDILDSGKLVPDATVVELVEEALDDPRFEDGYILDGFPRTVPQAKAFEERLKKKGRKLKGFLSLEVPDEELMKRILSRGEGRADDTPEKVKVRLEVYNEETAPVLNYYKQQGVYRAIDGMGSIDEIYARIKEVLDA from the coding sequence ATGCGAATTATTTTATTTGGCCCGCCCGGTGCGGGTAAGGGTACCCAAGCGAAGCTTATTGAAAAAGAATATAACATTCCGCAGCTTTCAACGGGCGATATGTTTCGGGCTGCGATCAAAAATCAGACCCCGCTTGGCAAAAAAGTGAAGGATATTCTGGATTCCGGTAAGCTTGTTCCGGACGCTACCGTTGTTGAACTGGTAGAGGAAGCTCTTGACGACCCGCGTTTCGAAGACGGGTATATTCTTGACGGTTTTCCGCGCACCGTACCGCAGGCCAAAGCATTTGAGGAGCGCCTTAAGAAAAAAGGCCGAAAGCTTAAAGGGTTCCTTTCTCTGGAAGTGCCCGATGAAGAGCTGATGAAGCGTATTCTGAGCCGTGGCGAAGGCCGCGCAGATGATACGCCCGAAAAGGTAAAAGTGCGCCTGGAAGTCTATAATGAAGAGACGGCCCCCGTGCTCAATTACTACAAGCAACAGGGTGTTTACCGCGCGATTGACGGCATGGGCAGTATTGATGAGATTTATGCGAGAATCAAAGAAGTGCTTGACGCTTAG
- a CDS encoding mechanosensitive ion channel family protein: protein MRFIQMPAVSLAAIKEDESGTLSDLTDTTLSGINEFWVQLWEVLSLGVFHVKGNPVTLGNLLVFSVLLILVFASAKIFSHLLYSRILKKVRMEESIRYTLQRITHYVFLIVGVLFSLQFVGIDLSGLAVIFGLLSVGIGFGLQNLTSNFISGIMLLFERPISVGDRIVVGSLEGDVKEINMRSTTINSIDNISIIVPNSDFVSNQVINYSHGDTKIRMRVQVGVSYNSDLDLVLKTMKQSALDHPETLNEPEPIVLLRNFGDSAWDMLLLCWVPNPKMQYRIASDIRCDLVRRFRENNIEIPFPQRDLHLRSNEAFKELS from the coding sequence ATGAGATTTATCCAAATGCCGGCAGTATCCCTCGCCGCCATCAAAGAAGACGAAAGCGGTACGCTGTCAGACCTCACAGACACAACCCTCAGTGGTATCAATGAATTTTGGGTACAGCTGTGGGAAGTATTGAGCCTCGGTGTTTTCCATGTTAAAGGAAATCCCGTAACCCTTGGCAACCTTCTTGTATTCTCCGTTTTACTGATTCTCGTCTTTGCCAGTGCAAAAATCTTTTCTCACTTATTGTACTCGCGCATTCTCAAGAAAGTGAGAATGGAAGAAAGTATACGCTACACCCTGCAGCGTATCACGCACTATGTATTTCTGATTGTTGGCGTTCTCTTTTCACTGCAATTTGTCGGAATAGACCTCAGTGGCCTCGCTGTCATCTTTGGCTTGCTTTCGGTCGGAATCGGCTTTGGACTTCAAAACCTGACCTCCAACTTTATTTCGGGCATTATGCTCCTGTTTGAACGCCCGATAAGCGTAGGCGACCGCATCGTAGTAGGGAGCCTTGAAGGGGATGTAAAGGAAATCAACATGCGGTCAACAACCATCAACTCGATTGATAACATCTCCATCATCGTCCCCAACTCTGATTTTGTTTCCAACCAGGTTATCAACTATTCGCACGGAGACACCAAAATCCGCATGCGTGTACAGGTCGGCGTTTCCTACAATTCAGACCTCGACCTTGTGCTGAAAACCATGAAGCAAAGCGCGCTCGATCACCCCGAAACCCTCAATGAGCCGGAACCCATTGTCTTGCTCCGTAATTTTGGCGACAGCGCCTGGGATATGCTCCTCCTGTGCTGGGTTCCGAATCCCAAAATGCAGTACCGCATTGCCTCCGATATCCGCTGTGATCTTGTGCGCCGCTTCAGAGAGAACAATATCGAAATCCCGTTTCCGCAGCGCGATCTGCATCTCCGGTCTAACGAAGCTTTTAAAGAGCTCAGCTGA
- a CDS encoding polyhydroxyalkanoate synthesis regulator DNA-binding domain-containing protein codes for MKRTIKKYGNRKLYDAQQSRYISMSELKEIIRKGEDVEVIDTRTGDDITSEVLTKAIVEAGGKDALSADALHSLIRWGTTAFESGLAFLGRSLHKVLPLADRADVQGLMEKVRTLETRVEELQDQLKQQQADSTTNGKQPPLTN; via the coding sequence ATGAAACGAACCATTAAAAAATATGGCAACCGTAAGTTGTACGACGCGCAGCAAAGTCGCTACATCTCCATGAGTGAGCTCAAAGAAATCATCCGCAAGGGCGAAGACGTCGAAGTTATTGACACCCGAACCGGCGATGATATCACCTCTGAAGTGCTCACCAAAGCTATTGTTGAAGCCGGCGGCAAAGACGCGCTCTCAGCCGACGCCCTGCATTCCCTCATCAGATGGGGTACAACAGCCTTCGAAAGCGGACTCGCCTTTTTAGGCCGTTCCCTCCACAAGGTGCTGCCCCTCGCCGACCGGGCGGATGTGCAAGGGCTGATGGAGAAAGTCCGCACGCTCGAAACACGCGTCGAAGAATTACAGGATCAGTTAAAACAGCAGCAGGCAGACAGCACAACCAACGGCAAACAACCTCCGCTGACCAACTGA
- a CDS encoding phasin family protein produces the protein MSKQVEKVKHEEEINVVDSLTGKAREVWLAGLGALASVEEEGQKVFTKLVEKGTHFEARGKKQLDETYEELLVAYKKLEDRVKSSFNKAEGEIDDNMQELIHKMGVPTQDEIKELTSQVEKLINKVDDLSKKVDQADKKPAAPAAAAKAGK, from the coding sequence ATGAGTAAGCAAGTAGAAAAAGTAAAACACGAAGAAGAAATTAATGTAGTTGACTCTCTCACCGGTAAAGCACGCGAAGTATGGCTCGCCGGACTCGGCGCGCTTGCAAGCGTTGAAGAAGAAGGTCAGAAAGTATTCACCAAGCTTGTTGAAAAAGGCACGCACTTCGAAGCACGCGGCAAAAAGCAGCTCGACGAAACCTATGAAGAGCTTCTCGTAGCCTATAAAAAACTCGAAGACCGCGTAAAGTCCAGCTTTAACAAAGCGGAAGGCGAAATCGACGACAACATGCAGGAACTCATTCACAAAATGGGCGTTCCTACACAGGATGAAATCAAAGAGCTCACCTCACAGGTTGAGAAACTCATCAACAAAGTCGATGACCTGTCCAAGAAAGTAGATCAGGCCGATAAGAAGCCGGCTGCACCTGCAGCCGCTGCCAAAGCAGGCAAATAA
- a CDS encoding sugar porter family MFS transporter, with the protein MQTNGEQQEQDYSLGRILLLSLIAALGGFLFGFDSGVINGTVDALRETFNSDAVGTGFNVASMLLGCAVGAFFAGTLADKMGRKPVLIITAVAFIISAWGSGISASSGQFVFFRILGGMAVGAASILTPAYISEIAPSNIRGRLASLQQLMIVLGLFVAFLSNYLIAGAAEGAMGSFWWGFNAWQWMFWMEIIPASLFFTGLLFIPESPRFLVAAGREQEANRVLSSLTLSRADFSAKVAEIRATLLKDVKPGLKDVISRTTGKIHPIVWVGAGLAVLQQFTGINVVFYYGAVLWQAAGFTEGDALMVNVISGTVNVAFTFVAIALIDRVGRRPLLLVGSLGQAVMLGIMAFIFYFATVGADGNLILEGNSGVYALLAANGYIAFFAFSWGPVMWVMLGEMFPNQFRGAALAICGLMQWGANFLITMTFPVFLASFGLGVSYGIYAAFGIIAYFFVKKFVSETKGRTLEEMTNS; encoded by the coding sequence ATGCAAACAAACGGGGAACAACAGGAACAGGACTACAGCCTGGGCCGCATTCTTCTGCTATCTCTCATCGCTGCCCTGGGCGGCTTTTTGTTTGGTTTCGACAGCGGCGTAATTAATGGTACGGTTGACGCGCTTCGGGAAACTTTTAACTCTGACGCTGTGGGTACGGGCTTCAACGTGGCTTCCATGCTGCTCGGCTGCGCGGTGGGCGCCTTTTTCGCGGGAACCCTGGCCGACAAAATGGGCCGCAAACCCGTGCTGATTATTACAGCGGTAGCCTTCATCATCAGTGCCTGGGGATCCGGTATTTCTGCGAGCTCCGGGCAGTTTGTCTTTTTCCGGATTCTGGGCGGCATGGCCGTTGGGGCGGCGAGTATTCTCACCCCGGCATACATCAGTGAAATTGCACCGAGCAACATCCGCGGACGGCTGGCAAGTCTGCAGCAACTGATGATCGTTCTGGGCTTGTTCGTGGCTTTTCTCAGCAACTACCTTATTGCAGGCGCTGCTGAAGGCGCAATGGGCAGCTTTTGGTGGGGCTTCAACGCCTGGCAGTGGATGTTCTGGATGGAAATAATTCCGGCTTCGCTCTTCTTTACAGGCCTGCTCTTCATACCCGAATCTCCGCGCTTCCTGGTGGCAGCGGGGCGTGAACAGGAAGCAAATCGGGTACTGTCATCTCTCACGCTCAGCCGCGCGGATTTTTCTGCGAAGGTCGCTGAGATCCGCGCAACCCTGCTGAAGGATGTCAAGCCCGGGCTAAAGGATGTGATTTCGCGAACGACCGGTAAAATTCATCCCATCGTTTGGGTCGGTGCAGGACTTGCCGTACTGCAGCAATTTACCGGAATCAACGTGGTGTTTTATTACGGTGCCGTACTGTGGCAGGCCGCGGGTTTCACAGAAGGCGACGCACTTATGGTTAACGTGATCAGCGGTACCGTGAACGTAGCTTTCACCTTTGTGGCTATTGCGCTGATTGACCGCGTCGGTCGCCGGCCCCTGCTGCTCGTCGGCTCGCTGGGTCAGGCGGTGATGCTCGGTATTATGGCTTTTATTTTCTACTTCGCTACCGTAGGCGCGGACGGAAATCTGATTCTGGAAGGGAATTCCGGGGTGTATGCTCTGCTGGCTGCCAACGGCTACATCGCGTTTTTTGCGTTCTCCTGGGGACCCGTCATGTGGGTAATGCTCGGTGAGATGTTCCCGAATCAGTTCCGCGGGGCGGCGCTCGCCATCTGCGGACTTATGCAATGGGGAGCGAATTTCCTGATAACGATGACCTTCCCGGTGTTTCTCGCCAGTTTTGGACTGGGGGTTTCCTACGGAATCTATGCGGCCTTCGGCATTATTGCGTATTTCTTCGTGAAGAAATTTGTATCCGAAACCAAAGGCCGGACCCTTGAAGAAATGACGAACAGTTAA
- the recR gene encoding recombination mediator RecR has protein sequence MQLTSETLERAVEHLSKLPGVGRKSAQRLAMHLVKQDKDQVLQLAQALIDLKQKIRYCSSCFTITDDDPCPICRSAKRQRNVLCVVEESRDVYVIEKTNEFRGSYHVLGGVISPLDDVGPDDIRIKELIARVNSNSEPVSEVILALNPDAEGEATSFYIHKMLSPFGVKVTRIAHGIPMGTELEFIDEATLSKAFIGRNIF, from the coding sequence ATGCAACTTACTTCTGAAACCCTTGAGCGGGCTGTAGAGCATTTATCGAAATTGCCGGGCGTGGGCCGTAAATCGGCACAGCGCCTGGCCATGCATCTGGTAAAACAAGATAAAGATCAGGTGCTGCAGCTCGCGCAGGCGCTCATCGACCTGAAACAAAAAATCCGCTACTGTTCGAGCTGTTTCACGATTACGGACGACGATCCCTGCCCCATCTGCCGTTCGGCCAAACGACAGCGCAACGTGCTTTGCGTGGTGGAAGAATCCCGCGATGTGTACGTGATCGAAAAAACGAATGAGTTCCGGGGCAGCTATCACGTGCTCGGCGGCGTCATTTCGCCCCTTGACGACGTGGGGCCGGACGATATCCGGATCAAAGAGCTCATTGCGCGGGTAAACAGCAACAGCGAGCCGGTGTCGGAAGTCATTCTGGCGCTCAACCCGGACGCTGAAGGCGAAGCGACATCCTTCTACATCCACAAAATGCTCAGCCCCTTTGGCGTGAAAGTCACCCGCATTGCGCACGGTATCCCCATGGGTACAGAGCTCGAATTCATTGATGAAGCGACGCTCAGCAAAGCTTTCATCGGACGCAACATTTTCTAA
- a CDS encoding YbaB/EbfC family nucleoid-associated protein produces MNPNMAELFGKMNEFQQKMQEAKEEAAAIEVHAEVGGGMVKVTANGNRQITRLKIERDVIDPDDSDMLEDLIIAGVNKALADAERASAEKMQEVARNMIPGGGLPGMDLSKFGL; encoded by the coding sequence ATGAATCCAAATATGGCCGAATTGTTCGGCAAAATGAACGAATTTCAGCAAAAAATGCAGGAAGCCAAAGAAGAAGCGGCTGCCATTGAAGTGCATGCCGAAGTCGGCGGCGGTATGGTGAAAGTGACGGCCAACGGCAACCGGCAAATCACCCGTCTCAAAATTGAGCGGGATGTAATTGACCCCGACGACTCCGATATGCTGGAAGATCTTATCATCGCGGGTGTCAACAAGGCGCTTGCCGACGCAGAGCGTGCTTCTGCCGAAAAAATGCAGGAAGTAGCGCGCAATATGATTCCGGGCGGCGGCCTGCCGGGCATGGACCTGAGCAAGTTCGGGCTGTAA